The Nicotiana tomentosiformis chromosome 9, ASM39032v3, whole genome shotgun sequence genome contains the following window.
TAttgtatatttaaaaataattcaactttaaactttttattttacgaAATGATTATAGCCACACATATCTATTACTTGTTTTAAACTACAACTAAAAGTAAAAGTGCATCATATAAAAAATGATACGGTGAGTATTAGACTTCAAATTCCAGAAAAAAGTTGTTAATATCGACAACAAGAAggaattttccataatttttggaaaatattataaactaattAAACAAGGATTAAAAAAATATCAAGTAACTAATTTTTGCAATGTAATTCTTGCAACATTAcaaattaagaagaaaaaaaattattttgctgGGCGCATTTACTTATCACAAGAAAATTTGTTGGTCCAAGTTCGTAACTTTCGACTTCAAAATTGACTAGGCAGAATCAATTtttaaagcagtaaaattatagaAGCATACTGAAAAAGCAGAAAGGTACAAAATTTAAGGCAGAAGGTACAACACATTAAAGTACCAATTGCTACATTTTATTTTTTACCTTGCCAATGAGAAGTTCATTGGTGTGGGGTCCATGTTGATCGGAGGTGTCGAGGAAGGTGACGCCGTTATCAATGGCGTGTTGAATGAGCTTGATCATTTCGGGTTCGGGCTTGGGCGGGCCATGATTGGGTGACATACTCCTACAGCCCAGCCCGATTCTAGGCCTTGTGAGCTTAACTTGATCCTCGGCACCTCACTCGCCGGCGTTGCAATTTTCTCCGGCAAATCTCCGTTCTCTAAGTCTGAACAGTGAGCTCTGAACAGAATATAATATGTTGACAAAAGTTTGACTAACTAAATTGCATTTTAAGCCCATAAAGTTTGAGGGAAGTTGCAGTTATAtccgcgaagaaggatttgaatCTAAAATTAGCccacaaatatttttttaaagttgCTCTTAGAATTAGTGGTGTTcataaaaattcgaaaaatcGAATCGAATCGACTAAAAAAATCGATACTTTTTcgttttggtttggttttggttttgaattttcaAAACCAACTAAATTTGATTTGGTTTTTGTTTTAATAAACAAATAGCCGAAAAAACGAACCAAACCGAATATAGAAATAGTTATTTAAAGCTTATtattatacctatatatatgtatatttttatacaaaGTTTGTAAATTTTTATGTTACATTTTAATAGTTTGCACTTTTAGTTTAGTTCTTTGATATTATAATAATCTAGTTcattgcctttacattctagtttgattgataattttcttttgctaagtacaagaatttattttatgttaaaaataatctatttttaattgagtcctaaaattatttattactatttggttcaattatcatcaatatatcttgataaatgatagatttctcagagagcaattggtttgataatgtatgttgaaaatgtagtcgccgaAATATGTGTTTGATAgtatatgtctcatatttaagaaaaaaccgataaataaccgaaaaaactgaaaaaccgacaaaaatGGAATCAATAAAAAAACCGGcttaattagtttggtttggttccaaaaTTTAAAAAACCAACTTACTTGATTTGGTTCTTTTTTAGGAAAAAACAGAttcaaaccgaaccatgaacacccctacttaGAATTAACACAAACACACAAGTTTCTCTTGCAAAACTCTTGCAAAAAAATAATGTCTCAAATTCGTGCAAGGAAGAACCACTAAGGTgccaaatatattttttctttctatATTTAGACCTCAAGCTCGAAAATTTTGAATAAAGGTGGAGAAAGTTTTATCGCGACGATATTATAAAGAATAAAATAACCTACTATTGAGTAAAGATCTTattcattttatattttcattgttATCATGGTCATGTTTTTGTTatattatttttcatgttagcAAGTTTTTCTAAGAGCCTGTGCGAGTTCAATATTTTGGTTATTGAGCTTATTTAATATGCATTTTGTATGAAAGTCCATTTTTTCTCCTTAATATTTTATGAAAGGTTTGCCATTCTTATTTGTAGGATATAGTTAATACTTATGAAATTAGAATTTTAAGCAATGTAATTAGAAAATCATTAGTTATTTTGTTAAACATCATATTTGTCAATTACTTTGACCTCCTCGCTTCAAGATTGAAAAATATTAGCGACCTTCACAGAGGAGCAATCCGatagtatttttttatttaaaaaaaaataaattttgtgtCAGTGCAATTTTATAAACCATTAAGTTACGATGATCTACTGCAATATATAACTGTCTTGGTAACATAAAAAATACAACAAATTCATTCTTGCTCTAATAGGTTACATTGATAGtgcagcagcagcaacaacaacaacaacaataacaacaaacccagtaatTTCCCTCAGGTGGAGTATGGGAAGAGTAAGATATTCgtagccttacccctacccctagAAGGGTAGAAaagctgttttcgatagaccatcGGCATTACATCTTTAATTCTATAGTGCACATAAATACAATCCATTTTCAAAGCAGATGGACATCAACTTCACCCAATAATAGTGCATATCTCCTAAAACACCATctctttgttgttgttttttatgAGTTAAGACCCCAAATTCACTCATATAGCTCATTCCAACTTGTATACGACTGATACGTTGTTATTGTTAAgaaatatttgtaattacatCATTAATTAGAAGTCCAAGGAAGTTATAAGATGATCCACCATCCACCATAGCTACTCTACTTTTCTCCTTCATTTCCTTTGTTTTTTTCCTCACTTCATTCTCTCCACTTTTTACCATCAATCTTTGTAAACCCCCTTCAATTTCTTCAGCACTCACAATATCAACTTGATTATCTTTCCCCTCAAAATCAACAACATAATCCATCCTAATCTCCTTAGCAAGTCCCAATTCTTTAACCAATAAAAATGCATTCATTTGTTGTTCTGCATAGAGTGGCCAAGTTGCAATTGGCACACCAAAATATACACTTTCTAGTATAGAATTCCACCCACAATGTGACACAAATCCTCCTACTGATTTATGAGATAATATTGCTACTTGTGGTGCCCATCCTATCACTTTTCCTATTCCTTTTGTTCTTTCCAAGAACCCTTTTGGCAAAATTTCTTCAAAGTTGTTGTAATTGCTTGGTATATCTATTTTTCCCTTTGGTGGAGATCTTCTTAAAGACCACAAGAACCTGTTagaacataataataaaataaaatcgaATTATAGAAAGGTATTGAGGCGTGAAAATAACTTTTCTTAAAAGAGATATTGCTCGTATCTAATTACAAGAACTTGTTAGAAAATAACAATATAACTAAACCGAATTATAGAAATTTTTTGAGGCGTGAAAATAGTTTTTTCTTAAAAGAGATATTGCTCGTATACTAATTACAAGAACCGGTTAGAAAATAACAATTGGATTAAATCGAATTAACGAAAGCTTTTTAGGCGTAAAAATAGTTTTCGTTAAAAGAGATATTGCCCGTATACTAATTAGGAAATTCAGATAAATTCCTTCTGGACGTACAATAAAACCTACGTAAAGATAGTAAGGTAAGGCATCGCCCTGTTACTTGTACTTTTTCTTTTGAGATTAATAAATGGAAGGTGAAAGACCGGGtggatgaattttttttttttttaaaaaagggacCTATATGTATACTGTAGATTTTTTCTATGTTGCGCAGACTCTCCAAAATGTTGCCTCACTCATGTTGGATCCTCCAAAATTGCACTACTTTTGGAAGATCTGACACGCACCCGATCACATTTTAGGAGAGTTCGAGCAACATAATATTTTTTTCATAGTCGCTCATAGGATATTTTTGTATCTATAGAACAAAGATCAAGCTTATTCTAAACAACCACTTTATTTCACAAACAAAGTTACTGTACTCGCGTCGGATACTCTAGAATTATTACTTTGTCGAAGAATCCGACACGAGTGCGACGCCTTATAACTTAACAGTACCTTTGACCACAATGCTCCATTGCAATTGCTATTTCTTTGATTTGCTCTGCTTCAAAACTTCCCATACTACCAAAGCACAAAAACACTACAGATAAATCTGGTTGCTCATCTAACCACTCCATAATACTTTCAATTTCGGACGGATTATTTCGAAAATGACCACTTTTTGCGAAACTAACCACTGGACCAACTGGATAAATTGTTGGAACAATCTCAGAATCCAATATAGTCTGAAGAGAAAAAGGTTCAAGCTCGAAAAAAGTGTTAATAATAATCCCTTTAGTTTCTTTAAATCGACGAATTCCATCAAAAAACAATGTTGAAGCAAGTCTTGAATCTAACAAATGCTTAGGCAAAACTTTAGTAGGACATGGATTTTTAAAACATGGAATTGATAATTCCTCATCAGAGTTCACGTACTTAGACGTGTCTAAATTTTGCTCATTTCTTAGAGCTTGAAAATGAAGACATAAGCCAAGAAAAGCAGCATTTGAAGCAAAGTAAATATAACTCGGAACGTTAAATTCGTTGGCTATGTCAATCATCGAGGTACAAAACATGTCAAGCACGAAACCAGCAAGACGAGGAATGTTTTGAACATATTCTCGTACGTTTGATTTGTGACCATCGATGAAATCATAGACGAATCTCTCGTGGTTATTCAAGAATCCAGAAGATGTTTTTTCGTCTAAGGAAATATCGATGAATTTCAAACGGGATTGAGAAGTGAGAGACTGAATGAAGTTTTGAACGCCATAGTCTAAGGGAAGTTTCATGATGAGAACAGAGATGCAAAGATTATTTTCATCTCTATTTAGAATGAGTTTTGCAAATTCGATGGCTGATACGAGGTGACCTAATCCTGCtaaaggaatgaaaattagttcATTCATCTTGGTATGGAGTATTTTCCTAAGGGTGATTTGTTAGACAGAGACTTGATTGTTGTTAATTTATCGATGGGTAGAATATTTAGAGTCTATATAAATATCTCATGACTAGAAGTTGAAAGGAAGTAGGGATATTTTTAcaaatggaaatttgaagtttcaaacttCAAAGAATACATGTATCTAAAATTTTGACAAGTCCTTAGGTAAGAAAAGTCTTGGCTAGTAACACTAATATGAATTGATAGGGCACTAATTATGAGACGTACATATGTGTAATGTGATTAAAAGAAATTAATCTAACCACAAAAGATAAAGGAATGAtatgattttttatttatttatacgaTATCTTTACTTTTTGTTTAATATTCTTGCACAATTCTATATTtaatactacaacaacaacaacaacccagtaaaatctcactaatggggtctggggatggtagtgtgtacgcagaccttacccctaccccgaaggagtagagaggttgttttcgaaagaccctcggctcaaaaaaacaaaaagacaaaaggggcaaaaagggagacaatattagtatcacaacaacaatcataggataaataggaataccatgaaattcagaagaaagatgcaaagtaaagggagacaatattagtaaatattagtatcaccacaacagtcataagaaaaataggaacctcATAAAATCTAGAAaaaagatgtaaagcaaaagcaatagctagtaaataggacttgcactgaaaagagaaatagtaagccacaacattcccactagtTATCTTAGAAAAAAGCCCTAGCTAGTCCCACCAtattacgaagtaaggcacgactcaactgcctcctaacctacaaccctaatactcgacctccacatcttcctatcaagtgtcatgtcctcaaaaatttggagcctcgccatatcctgcctgttcacctctccccaatacttcttaggccgccctctacctcttctcgtgccctccgtaaccagctgctcacacctccgtaccggagcatctgggcttctcctctgaacatgtccgaaccatctaagcctcgctcttcccgcatcttgtcatcaatgggagccacatgaatcttctcccgaatatcatcattcctaatcttatctacttagtgtgcccgcacatccaccgcaacatccttatttctgctactttcatcttctgaatatgtgagttcttaacaggccaacactcagccccatacatcatg
Protein-coding sequences here:
- the LOC104106966 gene encoding anthocyanidin 3-O-glucosyltransferase 2-like; the protein is MNELIFIPLAGLGHLVSAIEFAKLILNRDENNLCISVLIMKLPLDYGVQNFIQSLTSQSRLKFIDISLDEKTSSGFLNNHERFVYDFIDGHKSNVREYVQNIPRLAGFVLDMFCTSMIDIANEFNVPSYIYFASNAAFLGLCLHFQALRNEQNLDTSKYVNSDEELSIPCFKNPCPTKVLPKHLLDSRLASTLFFDGIRRFKETKGIIINTFFELEPFSLQTILDSEIVPTIYPVGPVVSFAKSGHFRNNPSEIESIMEWLDEQPDLSVVFLCFGSMGSFEAEQIKEIAIAMEHCGQRFLWSLRRSPPKGKIDIPSNYNNFEEILPKGFLERTKGIGKVIGWAPQVAILSHKSVGGFVSHCGWNSILESVYFGVPIATWPLYAEQQMNAFLLVKELGLAKEIRMDYVVDFEGKDNQVDIVSAEEIEGGLQRLMVKSGENEVRKKTKEMKEKSRVAMVDGGSSYNFLGLLINDVITNIS